ttattaaattaaagaattaaaaaaaatcttatttaagcattatatatgaaaatttgaaattaatttagaaaaaaaatatttacctcgtgacttgctataccaaatcACTATGTTGTCCCATAATTATAATTGTCAATACCTAATAGTAAACAagatttccatatatatatatatataatataagtaTATGCTCGTATAAATAATCCATagttgatttattttttattggtaGAACATGGAAAAGGAATAACAGTTTATATTTGGATTAATATTAAATGGTAATTTGCTGGCAGAGTGTGAAGAATAATTATTTTGTCCCAACTCTACTGTTTTGATTATATGTCAACACTAGACATTTGTGGCTATATAAATAGGCCTTGAGAACAACCAATATTCGAAGAAAGCTGGCATATTTGCTCTCAAGTAGTActctaataatatatatatatatatatgaaaatggaAGGTCGTCGAAGCTTGATTGTTGCTCTTTCGGCTATTGTTCTTCTTCTCCCATTGTTTATCGCAACAGCTACAGCTCAATCAAAGCTTAGCCGAGACTTCTACAAAAACTCATGTCCAAACGTCGAATCTTTAGTCCGATCCGCCGTCGCCAACAAATTCCGCCAGACATTTGTCACTGCACCAGCCACCCTTCGACTCTTTTTCCATGACTGCTTTGTTCGGGTTCGTATATACATTACACCCTTACTTTATCATGGTTTTTTAGATGAAAAGAGTTGCTATGAATAGTTAATTTTTCATAGTATATGTATAGTTTCTTGGTTGAGATTTGATGAAAATGCTAATATAGTGGCTTATATTAATTTGCATTTATGTAGGGGTGTGATGCTTCCGTTATGCTTGCATCACCAAACGGCAACGCAGAGAAGGATCACCCAGATAATCTTTCTCTAGCTGGAGATGGATTTGACACTGTCATTAAAGCCAAGGCAGCTGTGGACAGAGACTCTCGTTGCAAGAACAAAGTCTCATGCGCTGACATCCTAGCTCTCGCCACCAGAGATGTCGTCGTCTtggtaattttataaatatacacacactgCTACCTAATCAAACATATATTACTATTATTGTGTCAGAAAACATATGTACTTCTATGATGATTTAGTTCAGGAATAATAAGTGGTCTAATCTAATGAAGTTTATCTATATACTAAACGATCCTGTGTTTGGTAcgaacataacatataaaaaagtCGCCCATGCACATGCACATTTTACACAGCTCTGTGCGTATGTATATTAATATAATCAACTAATTAATGTGCGCAGACTGGAGGGCAATCTTATCCAGTGGAGTTGGGGAGACGAGATGGGAAAATTTCTTCCAAGTCTAGCGTTCAAAATCAGCTTCCCCACCCAAACTTTAACTTGAACCAACTCAATGCCATCTTTGCCTCTCACGGCCTTACCCAGAAAGATATGATTGCGTTATCAGGTACCCAAAACTCTACTCAAGTTGTTTCTTCTTAGTCAATTGTAAAATTTTAATTATGACTTTATTTTATTACTGTATATGTAGGTGCCCATTCAATTGGTTTCTCTCACTGCAATAAAATGTCGAACCGAATTTACAACTTCAGCCCGAGAATGGAAATTGACCCAAAACTCAACACACAATACGCTTTACAGCTGAGACAAATGTGCCCTAGAAATGTGGACCCTAGAATCGCCATTAACATGGACCCCACAACCCCAAGGAAATTCGACAACACTTACTACAAAAACCTTAAGCAAGGGAAAGGGCTCTTCACTTCTGATCAGGTTTTGTTCACAGACAGCAGATCAAAGACCGTTGTCAACAGCTTCGCTTCCAGCCCCGCAGCCTTCAACAAGGCCTTCGCTGATGCCATGACCAAGCTCGGCAGAGTTGGTGTTCTTACTGGCAGACAAGGCGAAATTCGCATTGATTGCACCCGTCCCAACTAGAATTTCTTTTAAAATTGCTAATTATCTTATTTGGTATAATAAAAGATGCGATGCTCTTCTCTTATTAATACATATACAATTTTGTGTGTGTGGATTAAAATCGATAGAGCATCAATGTATCTGCTTATACTAACTACATGTATGCATGAATAAAATTCTGTGTCAAAACTACTTTGACCATATGTATGCTAAAATGAAATGTACAAGAGATGAAAATAAATTGATACGACTCTAAAATTGCTAAAGATTACCAGTGCTGTCAAACACCACATGATGGTGTCATACTGTTATTTGTGCAATTCATTATCAAATcttatatattttgatttaataagTAATATAAAAAACTATTAACTACTTATAAAGTGCTATGTACGTCgtgtggtgttggacaccttaaaGTGCCTAATAGCAATGCTCTTTAGTTATATGCTTTTTATCTCTCTATGTTTGCTTAATTAGAAGagtaatcactacaagaaaagcACTATACAAAGATGACACCTATTGCGACAACACAAATGTAACGACATAATTCCcacgaaataattttttttcttctgtttattGAAAATATGGGTCTACAGCGATGACACATCGTCCCTGTAGTAGTCCACGGTAAGATGGTTAATCCCTCAAATTTCCTCGTTTCCtttagcgacgacatgtcgtcgcaatagtatttctaaaaaataGAGGGAAAATAAGGCGGACAAatgaaaaaatcaataaaatagctAGCTCTACAGCAATGACTTGTCGTCACTATAGGGAGAAGATAAAACTGGAGGGAAAACAAGAATGTTGACCGCAAATGTTTCCACTCTATAGCGATGATATGTCGCTGCTATAGACTCCAAAAAACATGGCAGGATAGTTGACCGCCAAGAATAAGCTGCCAAATTTTCGTATTCTATAgggacgacatgtcgtcgctatagacaatACGCGTAATAAAAAAAATGGTTAATGTATTATTCCAAGTAATTGGCGGCAAAACCCTCTTTATATTTACTTTATGATACTTAacccccaatttttttttgacgCTGAAACCTCACAATCCCTAATTTTGTTAGCAAATCCGTAGTCGAGATAGTTTTTTTCCGTTAATTGCCAGCATGGAGCCACATGACCATTTAAACTAATGTCACATCATAAACacttaattatattaaattagaaaattatttatattaatgtaaaattaaaaaacattCTATTTGAAAATAAGAATTAAAAAGTAAAAACAAAATCTTCATCTCCTATCCGACGCCGGAATCCCAACAATTAAGAGAGAGGGGAGTAGAAACTAAATCTCGTCGCCCTAGGTCCCCCAGCCCTAGAACCTCATCGACCCAAATCTCTTGGTGTCGCCCAGTCGCTGTCCATGAGCCTAGCACATGCTAACTGTGAGGGTTTTCATCAAACACCGGTGAGCCCAGCACAGATCCAACTCCTCCCATCGACAAAGGCCTCACAAAGATCCTACCACCCTCAGCTCAGATCCATCTTCTCCTTTCGTTGACGAAGGCCTTGCACAAATCCTCCATCACACCCTCACTTTATCTCCGAAAGTTGTCCCAGATCCGTTCACAAACCCACAACGTCCTAAACCTCCGTCTCCATGCCAGCCACCAATTTGCAGTCCACATCCCTAGCAACCGATTTACAGGAAGAAGAAGATGTTGAGATCGGGCAAGGTGATGGTGAGGGGATCAGGTAGAGAGAGATAGAGggagacactacaagaaaaatacttTTTAGGGGCGACATTGTTAGCGGCAACTTTAAATCTCCGCTAATAATGTTATTATTAGCGGCAACAATATGTGTTCGCTGTTGATATCACCTCATATAATTGGTTTTTATATGAAATATTATTAATGGCGACAATTCTAATATTTGGGGAGACAATGTCATCcttaataaattcaaaaatagTCAGACTTTATAAATGACTATTAGCGGCGACATGTGTCGCCGCTAATAGTCACCGCGTCATTTTAAAAAACATTAGCGGTGACTATTAGCAGCGACACGTGTCACCGCTAATGGTTCTATATACCCAACCTGACTGCATCTTCTTCTTCATTTGCTCAATTTGACTCCTAAGCCCCATTCTGCCGCCTCTTACGTTAGCCCCTCGAAAAACTCCATTCCGACCCAAATTTTCAATTCTAAGCCCAAAAATGGGTTCCCCTTTTTTCTTTCTCCTCGGATCTCTGTCAACTGCCTCCACCGATGCCACCTCCACCAccaccatataaatatataagtacatatatgtatatatatttatatatgtgttgatttttttgttgtttttttttttcatttgttgattgtttttaattttgatttttttctgttttcatttaatttagattttggattttatttattttatttttatgtttttatatgtgtGTATGTATGTTGTGTgcgtatgtatatatatatgtcatttatatatgtgtgtgcatgtcgtgtatatatatgtgttatttatattactaactttttgtgttttTTATATGTgttctaatttattttattttactaacATTGTTTTCTTTTTAGGAGAAAACAAATGGGTACAATTAGCGGCGACATGTGTCGCCGATAATAGTCCTATAtacccaacccaacccaacccgaCACCATCATTATCTTCATTTCCCAAATTTGAAACCTAAGCCCCATTCCGTCACCTCTTACGATAGCCCCTCGAAATACCCCATTTCGATCTCAAATCTTCAATTCTAAGCCTAAAAGGTGTTCCCCGTCCCTCCAAAGCATAACCCAGACCCCTTTATCTCACTTTCCACCTtttctctctctcgctctctcctCGGATCTCCGCCAACTGCCTCTGTCGCGCCTCCACCGACCGTCCCCTGAACGCCACCTCCACTACCACCATATTTGgttttgctgtttttttttttcatttgttgattgtttttaatttttatttaatttagatttctctttttctttattttatttttatgtttttatatgcgtgtatgtatatatatatatgtatgtcgtgtgtttatatatatatatttgtgtgctgtgtatatatatattgttgaccctcaaattggtcaacgacacggagtcagataaacgatagaaaatgagctgaaaacaagaagaaaaattaAATGGAAAGCAAACAACACAAacagtttatagtggttcggccccaattggatggtaatgacctatgtccacttagtgttattattgatattgaatcccaacactgtgatcaatgaactagggttcacaagtttcacaagccttaggccAATTACAACTTCGGCAAAAATCACACTATATTCCTCTCTTAGgatacaaagatcaaaagttcaaaaattccttccttgagctctttgattcttatttatagactcaagaagattacatgggctcatgggccttaattacaattaagacttgcgtatcaaggtaataaaagaaaataaatttaatgcaaatattacaagattacatatccaaaaggaagtaaatgaaagtatacGACCAGAATGGTcgcacctgtaacgccctactcccttagagccgttactaagtgagttttaaaagaaactttgtgcaaagaactcgctaaccgaggtttttaaaaccaaagtgtgattaagtaaaagttaaggctgcaatctttaaaaatgcgttgtttcattgaaaacttctagtatttaacatctgggatcccaaaataaggtttgaaaactatttacatcttaaaataagtttatagttgattagttataaaaatcatagattattacagccatttctcgaataaacccccaaccaaagcagtcgggcaggccaaacatgtacgcgtcgcttcacgctctccgtactcatggctggttgactcagtcttagcccttacctgcaacacagagcacccgtgagccgaagcccagcaagaaaactcatgcagttcataacatatgcaaaatatgcagttaatcatatcagatagtccacagataaacatgtcaaccattagacttaagcaacccggccatgccgccccagaagccttaccaaagcctggggtctcggtcctcaccgtaaggatatctcatgtatccattgggtcctaccctgactgtaagcatcccatgtgctaagtgttacttccggcctcgctgccgttctcggcctttcgccgttctcggctccattgtcgttctcggccttgccgctctcggccttagccgctcattgcactataatcacacatataatacatttcgaaataatcattcaaacatataatatttcattcaaggttatacattagcacataatacaatctagggccacgccctgtaataacactatgggcccatgcccaattctcgggtgctacagttttcttacctgtatcccgagctttccgatgcaccgaggccacaagcacgatcccctagcacgagcctctccgaaatcctagtcacaacacacataaaacactttttaatattaaccaatccaaaaccatttcccgggaccattcccgcactctcgggacctctaattccttaaaacaatacctaGGAACCATCCctcgagtccccgggcaaaagccctgaAAACCcactttttggctgccaaaattgGCCCAGGGCCGcagcactcccttcaagggccgcggcgcccagcggcttaCCCTCCTcttgatgcaacctcgcgccgcggcgcccaagaacagggccgcggcgctcctacgcgaacccagaaatctgggtttttcctttgcatttccttgagccaaaacactcccaaatcatcccaaactcacacctaagccccaaaaccaactcaagactccaaatagaccattcaacaacccataaacatcataacccagctcaataacacaatcacactcaaaatccacccatttgatttcaacttcagaaatttaaacccataaaccaaagcttgaaaaacttaaaccatgcttcaaatttcctaaaccacaacagaaacaaatcttaaaatttcctagaatccttaccttaagtggagaactcaccctttgcttccttgatccatctccaagtctccaaatttcagctccttctcctcttcttcttcttcttcttcttcttctagtttttcttttcttctcttctaattttatcaaaacccaacaatgacaagcctaaaccgagtaccccatataacccagctgcaatttgtctaaaccccttgccaaatgaccattttacccctccttgcctatcctttcctaactaaacctcaagggctcacttgtcatttcctatccattacaattctaccatttttccatctaaacctgttactctctatggttactaacagttacataagttaccatatcgccaattaccattaactcacaagaacccaattacaaaatccccaaaatacccctaggctcccgccgagccgggtataacaatcccgttgtgacatttgagttaactagctctctaggaccgtctcggcacgtgcatcacaataatgacaccaccctcacgtggtacaaatcacataatataattatcacatatatgccctcagcgggctaaaattaccaatttacccctatcatacaaacggggtccacatgcatctttatttcacctaaacatgcatactaaccacatattcatttaaattcacataaattaatgcaatataacaattattgccctccaggcacactaatcaaggctccaagccttaatagcaattttaggtcgttacaa
The Humulus lupulus chromosome 6, drHumLupu1.1, whole genome shotgun sequence DNA segment above includes these coding regions:
- the LOC133785225 gene encoding peroxidase 45-like, with the protein product MEGRRSLIVALSAIVLLLPLFIATATAQSKLSRDFYKNSCPNVESLVRSAVANKFRQTFVTAPATLRLFFHDCFVRGCDASVMLASPNGNAEKDHPDNLSLAGDGFDTVIKAKAAVDRDSRCKNKVSCADILALATRDVVVLTGGQSYPVELGRRDGKISSKSSVQNQLPHPNFNLNQLNAIFASHGLTQKDMIALSGAHSIGFSHCNKMSNRIYNFSPRMEIDPKLNTQYALQLRQMCPRNVDPRIAINMDPTTPRKFDNTYYKNLKQGKGLFTSDQVLFTDSRSKTVVNSFASSPAAFNKAFADAMTKLGRVGVLTGRQGEIRIDCTRPN